From a region of the Fimbriiglobus ruber genome:
- a CDS encoding response regulator, protein MSNQPIRVAVVDDNEAKRYTIARVLRRAEFEVLEGVVGADAFRLAPAAELIVLDIKLPDMNGYQICRQLKSNPETAHIPILLISATFVGPDSQVEGLESGADAYLTDAAEAPVLVATVRALLRMRQAEELARRGETRVRVALEAGQLGEWNFDPGTNTLNCSTQCKAIYGRGADQPLSYDDLLAAVHADDRAEFATTFSRAVTESVGYDTEYRVVWPDGSTHWVLVRGQVTTVPGVGDRRLIGVALDITDRKRSEEALKDADRKKDEFLALLAHELRNPLAPIRTALHIVRQPGVDAVDVAKARDTMARQLAHMVRLIDDLLDVSRISKGRIELRKERVAVRDILDIAVETSRPLIEAGRHELQIDLPPEPLYIFADLTRIGQVVANLLNNAAKYTPEGGHIRLSVRRATDEADEVVVRVVDNGTGITPEMLPKVWGLFTQSDRTLGRSQGGLGIGLTLVRHLVELHGGAVDARSAGIGMGSEFIVRLPLPPPQEKSTGSSPIPAVPQTSSSVDPHRVLVVDDNVDGAESLATLLSLQNHTVRVAHDGPSALVIAEEFRPDVVLLDIGLPGLDGYEVAHRLRARKEFQHVFLVALTGWGQDSDRERSQAAGFDVHLVKPIDPATLLQVVSRHEG, encoded by the coding sequence ATGAGTAACCAGCCGATCCGTGTCGCGGTGGTCGACGACAACGAGGCCAAGCGGTACACCATCGCCCGCGTCCTCCGCCGGGCCGAGTTCGAGGTACTTGAGGGAGTGGTCGGCGCGGACGCCTTTCGATTGGCCCCGGCGGCCGAGTTGATCGTGTTAGACATCAAGCTCCCGGACATGAACGGCTACCAAATCTGCCGGCAGCTCAAGAGTAATCCCGAGACGGCTCACATCCCGATCCTGCTCATATCGGCGACGTTCGTCGGGCCGGACAGCCAGGTCGAGGGGTTGGAGAGTGGGGCCGACGCCTACCTGACCGACGCGGCCGAGGCGCCGGTTCTGGTCGCGACCGTTCGGGCACTCTTGCGCATGCGGCAGGCCGAAGAACTCGCCCGCCGCGGTGAAACCCGCGTCCGCGTCGCGCTCGAAGCCGGTCAGCTCGGCGAGTGGAATTTCGACCCCGGGACGAATACGCTCAACTGTTCGACCCAGTGTAAGGCGATCTACGGCCGCGGGGCCGACCAGCCGCTTTCTTACGACGACCTCCTGGCGGCCGTCCACGCCGACGACCGCGCGGAGTTCGCGACTACGTTCAGTCGTGCAGTAACGGAAAGCGTGGGATACGACACCGAGTACAGGGTGGTATGGCCGGACGGGAGTACGCACTGGGTACTCGTCCGCGGTCAGGTGACGACCGTCCCCGGCGTGGGCGACCGGCGGTTGATCGGTGTGGCCCTCGACATCACCGACCGCAAACGGTCCGAAGAGGCACTGAAAGACGCGGACCGCAAGAAGGACGAGTTCCTGGCACTCCTGGCCCACGAACTCCGTAACCCGCTCGCGCCGATCCGGACCGCGCTGCACATCGTCCGCCAGCCGGGCGTGGACGCGGTCGACGTGGCCAAGGCGCGCGACACGATGGCCCGGCAGCTCGCCCACATGGTCCGGCTGATCGACGATCTGCTCGACGTCAGCCGAATCTCCAAGGGGCGGATCGAACTCCGGAAAGAACGGGTCGCTGTCCGCGACATCCTGGACATCGCGGTCGAAACGAGCCGGCCCCTGATCGAAGCCGGCCGCCACGAGTTGCAGATCGACCTGCCTCCCGAGCCCCTGTACATTTTCGCCGACCTGACCCGAATCGGGCAGGTCGTCGCGAACCTGCTCAACAACGCGGCCAAGTACACCCCGGAGGGGGGACACATTCGTCTGTCGGTTCGGCGCGCGACCGACGAGGCGGACGAAGTCGTGGTGCGCGTCGTCGACAACGGGACGGGAATTACCCCGGAGATGCTGCCGAAAGTTTGGGGACTCTTTACCCAGTCCGACCGGACTTTGGGCCGGTCGCAAGGCGGCTTGGGAATCGGGCTGACGTTGGTCAGGCACCTGGTCGAGTTACACGGCGGTGCCGTCGACGCCCGGAGTGCGGGAATCGGGATGGGCAGCGAGTTCATCGTTCGTCTGCCATTGCCCCCCCCACAGGAAAAATCGACCGGCTCGTCGCCGATTCCTGCCGTCCCGCAAACGTCTTCGTCGGTCGACCCCCACCGCGTACTCGTGGTCGACGACAATGTCGACGGGGCCGAGAGTCTTGCAACTCTTTTAAGTCTTCAAAACCACACCGTTCGCGTCGCGCACGACGGCCCGAGCGCGCTGGTCATTGCCGAGGAATTCCGACCCGACGTTGTACTTCTTGACATTGGTTTGCCCGGCTTGGACGGGTACGAAGTCGCCCACCGGTTGCGAGCGCGAAAGGAATTCCAGCACGTTTTCTTGGTTGCTCTCACAGGCTGGGGCCAAGACTCGGACCGCGAGCGATCGCAAGCCGCCGGATTTGACGTTCACCTCGTAAAACCAATCGATCCGGCCACCCTCTTACAAGTCGTCAGCCGGCACGAGGGTTAA
- a CDS encoding DUF1573 domain-containing protein yields the protein MYPILAALLLGATPAPPETATLVAVAATVDRGDVRTGPPLTHKFELVHRGTSGAVEITGVETGCGCLKSTVSRPVLRPGERSEITLAVSTLTQPPGPNAWRAVVHFRPVAQSGPPVVSPDEQIELKVTATLIREVFVTPPALAVSTAGAVTRTITVTDRRPIPLTVTSVSTTSPFLTASLHSPATDAGAQNQVVDLTVTDRFPTGETDETVVLNTTDPACRELRVPVRVTKRLVGAVVVVPEAPTVRFVRGQTEASTLAHVRIPGGGLVRVERVECANPAVSARWSQDAGPVATVRFVVTADKVAPQGGRADVRMILATPPGEVVTVPLVWTVP from the coding sequence ATGTACCCGATCTTAGCGGCCCTCCTACTCGGGGCCACACCCGCACCGCCCGAGACCGCCACGCTCGTCGCCGTGGCGGCGACCGTGGACCGCGGCGACGTGCGTACCGGGCCGCCGCTGACGCACAAGTTTGAACTGGTCCACCGCGGCACGTCCGGCGCGGTCGAGATCACCGGCGTGGAAACCGGATGCGGCTGCCTGAAGTCGACCGTGAGTCGACCCGTTCTTCGACCCGGAGAGCGGTCGGAAATCACGCTCGCGGTCAGCACCCTGACCCAACCGCCCGGGCCGAACGCGTGGCGGGCCGTCGTCCACTTCCGCCCGGTCGCGCAATCCGGCCCGCCAGTGGTTTCGCCCGACGAGCAGATCGAGCTAAAGGTGACGGCGACGTTGATTCGCGAGGTCTTCGTGACCCCGCCGGCGCTGGCTGTGTCGACCGCGGGCGCCGTCACCCGAACAATCACGGTCACAGATCGCCGACCCATACCGCTGACCGTCACATCGGTCTCGACGACGAGCCCCTTTTTAACGGCCAGCCTCCACTCGCCCGCAACCGACGCCGGTGCGCAAAACCAGGTCGTCGACTTGACCGTGACCGACCGCTTCCCGACCGGCGAGACTGACGAAACCGTGGTCCTGAACACGACAGACCCCGCCTGTCGGGAGTTGCGTGTCCCGGTCCGCGTAACCAAGCGTCTGGTCGGGGCCGTCGTGGTCGTGCCCGAGGCTCCGACTGTCCGATTCGTCCGCGGCCAGACCGAAGCCTCGACTTTGGCACACGTTCGCATCCCCGGTGGCGGGTTGGTCCGGGTCGAGCGGGTCGAATGCGCGAACCCGGCCGTGAGTGCCAGATGGTCTCAGGACGCCGGCCCGGTTGCCACCGTCCGCTTCGTCGTGACCGCG
- a CDS encoding transposase: MDAAAIYQRFVEQAPAAVLIHGLIQSCMSPEFLDQTAAPHLPASPNPRQLAFADLVEILLPVVFGSATSVRHSYRQATHMHAVATLKCVYERLDRTPPAAVAALVGAVADRVGPLFDTPATGPLRFRTLDGNHLAATQNRLADLAGRPAPLPGQAIVLRDQATGVFVRILLHEDGHANERALHAQLMPAFEPGDVVIADSSFCTEGFLTGVQARGAASVVRHHGGVGLTPVGDRIDHGLVPTGRVYETRVQYAQTALVLRLVEIELCQPTREGITVVGVLTDVPAETLPAPDVAATYLRRRTIEVAFQELADGLRGEVDTLAYPKAALFAFGLAVAVYNLLQVVRRAAEHHAVASGEPIPDPVSPVLLGHEVRSFAAGVATALNGNPDMPTPAWTVERLRAWVKTLARRLTDGRYAKSKRGHRKARPKTPKAPKGSHTATARVLEQRRIKSQ, translated from the coding sequence ATGGATGCGGCCGCCATCTACCAGCGATTCGTCGAACAGGCTCCGGCTGCCGTCTTGATCCACGGTCTGATCCAGAGCTGTATGTCCCCGGAGTTCCTGGATCAAACGGCCGCCCCCCACCTGCCGGCGTCCCCGAACCCCCGCCAACTCGCGTTCGCGGATCTGGTGGAGATCCTATTGCCCGTCGTCTTCGGGTCCGCGACCTCGGTTCGGCACTCGTACCGACAGGCGACCCACATGCACGCCGTGGCGACACTCAAGTGCGTCTACGAGCGACTCGACCGGACCCCGCCGGCCGCCGTCGCCGCACTCGTCGGGGCCGTCGCCGATCGCGTCGGCCCACTGTTCGACACCCCGGCCACCGGACCCCTCCGGTTCCGAACTCTGGATGGGAATCACTTGGCCGCGACGCAGAACCGGTTGGCCGACCTGGCTGGCCGGCCGGCTCCCCTCCCGGGTCAGGCGATCGTTCTCCGGGACCAAGCGACCGGCGTGTTCGTCCGCATCCTGTTGCACGAGGACGGGCATGCGAACGAGCGGGCCCTGCACGCCCAATTGATGCCGGCATTCGAGCCCGGGGATGTGGTCATTGCGGACAGCTCGTTCTGCACCGAAGGGTTCCTCACGGGCGTTCAGGCCCGGGGGGCGGCGTCCGTCGTACGCCACCACGGTGGGGTCGGGTTGACCCCGGTCGGCGACCGGATCGACCACGGGTTGGTCCCGACCGGACGGGTGTACGAGACGCGGGTGCAATACGCCCAGACGGCTCTCGTCCTCCGACTCGTCGAGATCGAACTGTGTCAGCCGACGCGGGAGGGGATCACCGTCGTGGGAGTACTGACCGATGTCCCGGCCGAGACCCTGCCGGCTCCGGACGTGGCGGCCACGTACCTGCGTCGGCGAACGATCGAAGTCGCGTTCCAGGAATTGGCCGACGGGTTGCGCGGGGAGGTCGACACGCTCGCGTACCCGAAGGCCGCGTTGTTCGCGTTCGGGTTGGCGGTCGCCGTGTACAACCTCTTGCAGGTTGTCCGACGGGCAGCCGAGCACCACGCGGTGGCGTCGGGCGAGCCGATTCCGGACCCGGTGTCCCCAGTCCTGTTGGGGCACGAGGTGCGTTCGTTCGCCGCGGGTGTCGCCACCGCGCTGAACGGGAACCCCGACATGCCCACGCCCGCGTGGACGGTGGAGCGGTTGCGGGCGTGGGTCAAGACGTTGGCCCGCCGGTTGACTGACGGGCGGTATGCGAAGAGCAAACGCGGTCATCGCAAGGCGCGACCCAAGACGCCCAAAGCCCCCAAGGGCTCGCACACTGCGACCGCCCGCGTTCTCGAACAACGACGCATCAAAAGTCAATAG
- a CDS encoding 4'-phosphopantetheinyl transferase family protein, whose product MYRSRRGVATPTRLRLWSYLMHVVVRTLTKLPVAPLVLPANEVHVWQAPFDTLEVRPDEFATVLVADERKRAERYTHARARDQFLCGRGLLRGLLGAYTGVAPGDVPITVEPDGKPALGEGGRGLLFNISHTDGVAVFAVAGVRVGVDVEFRRTVANADGLVERYFAPAERKQYQNLPGELQPAGFLRGWTCKEAVLKGLGCGIRGLDRAVVDLDPRDRPAVVGPPETMSAWAVCCWEPTTSHVAAVAAACNELIFTNTHD is encoded by the coding sequence GTGTACCGTTCGCGCCGCGGAGTCGCAACCCCAACCCGCCTCCGGCTGTGGTCTTACCTGATGCACGTCGTCGTCCGCACGCTGACCAAGCTACCAGTCGCGCCGCTGGTTCTTCCGGCGAACGAAGTCCACGTGTGGCAGGCCCCGTTCGACACCCTGGAAGTGCGCCCGGACGAATTCGCGACGGTGTTAGTCGCCGACGAACGGAAACGGGCGGAACGGTACACGCACGCCCGGGCCAGGGATCAATTCCTGTGCGGTCGCGGGTTGCTGAGAGGGCTCCTCGGGGCTTACACGGGTGTGGCGCCGGGCGACGTGCCGATCACGGTCGAACCGGACGGGAAGCCCGCGCTGGGCGAAGGGGGCAGGGGGTTGCTGTTCAACATCAGCCATACGGACGGCGTCGCGGTTTTTGCCGTGGCGGGAGTGCGCGTCGGCGTCGACGTGGAGTTTAGACGGACTGTCGCGAACGCGGACGGGTTAGTCGAGAGGTACTTCGCGCCGGCCGAACGGAAGCAGTATCAAAACCTTCCCGGGGAGTTGCAGCCGGCCGGTTTTCTACGCGGGTGGACTTGCAAGGAAGCCGTGTTGAAGGGCCTCGGGTGCGGGATCCGCGGTCTGGATCGGGCGGTAGTGGATCTCGACCCCAGAGACCGGCCGGCCGTCGTCGGACCGCCCGAGACCATGAGTGCGTGGGCGGTTTGCTGCTGGGAACCGACCACGTCTCACGTGGCGGCGGTCGCGGCAGCTTGCAACGAGTTGATTTTCACCAATACCCACGACTGA